One Brassica napus cultivar Da-Ae chromosome A5, Da-Ae, whole genome shotgun sequence DNA window includes the following coding sequences:
- the LOC111202893 gene encoding nucleolin 1: MGKKSATKVDAAPAAIKATKPLKKGKRDPEDDLDTKVNLKKQKKDVIAAVQKEKAEKKVPKKVENSDSSDIEEEESSDEEEVAAVAKNGSVKAKAESSSEEEDSSDESDDEPEKPAAKKAAPATTKADSSEEDSDEESEDEKPAAKKDSSSDDSDSDESESEDEKETPKKKNSDVEMVNAEQKQPKTPSTPATGGSKTLFVANLSFNVERSDVENFFKDVGEVVDVRFAMSKDDGSFRGFGHVEFATAEQAQKALELHGTSMLGRDIRLDVAQERGERPAYTPQSGAGGNFRSGGGGGQSVFVKGFDSSLPEEDIKSALSAHFASCGEITRVSVPCDRETGASKGIAYLDFKDGTDKAFELNGSDMGGWSIVVDQPREKSSGGFGGGGRSGGGRFGSGRGGGRGRDGGRGRGRGGGRGRDGGRGFNKPSFSGKKTTFNDY; the protein is encoded by the exons ATGGGTAAAAAATCCGCCACCAAG GTTGACGCAGCACCTGCTGCCATTAAGGCCACCAAGCCTTTGAAGAAAG GTAAGAGAGATCCTGAGGATGATTTGGACACCAAAGTGAACCtaaagaagcagaagaaagatGTGATTGCTGCTGTTCAGAAGGAGAAAGCTGAGAAGAAGGTGCCTAAAAAAGTTGAGAACTCTGACTCTTCTGATATCGAGGAAGAAGAATCTTCAGACGAG GAAGAAGTTGCTGCAGTTGCTAAAAATGGCTCAGTGAAAGCCAAGGCAGAGAGCTCCTCTGAGGAGGAGGACTCTTCTGATGAATCAGATGATGAACCTGAG AAACCTGCTGCTAAGAAGGCAGCTCCTGCTACTACCAAGGCTGATTCATCCGAGGAAGATTCTGATGAG GAAAGTGAAGATGAAAAACCTGCAGCTAAAAAGGATAGCAGTAGTGATGATTCTgattctgatgaatcagagaGTGAGGATGAGAAAGAAACCCCAAAGAAAAAG AACTCTGATGTTGAAATGGTGAATGCTGAGCAGAAACAG CCTAAGACCCCATCGACTCCTGCTACAGGAGGATCAAAGACACTCTTTGTGGCCAATCTCTCATTCAATGTTGAAAGATCAGATGT TGAGAATTTCTTCAAAGATGTTGGCGAAGTTGTTGATGTCAGATTTGCCATGTCAAAAGACGATGGCAGTTTCAGAGGTTTTGGCCATGTTGAGTTTGCTACTGCTGAACAAGCACAGAAG GCACTGGAACTTCACGGCACATCCATGCTTGGTCGTGATATTCGTCTTGATGTTGCTCAAGAGAGGGGAGAGAGACCCGCATACACTCCACAGAGCGG TGCCGGTGGTAACTTCAGaagcggtggtggtggaggtcAATCGGTTTTTGTTAAGGGATTCGACTCTTCTCTCCCTGAAGAAGACATCAAGAGCGCATTGAGTGCGCACTTTGCTTCATGTGGAGAGATCACGAGGGTTTCTGTTCCCTGTGACCGTGAAACTGGAGCTTCCAAAGG aattGCTTACCTTGATTTTAAAGACGGCACAGACAAGGCGTTTGAGCTTAATGGTAGTGACATGGGAGGATGGAGTATTGTTGTTGATCAACCGAGGGAGAAGAGTAGTGGTGGATTCGGTGGTGGCGGAAGGAGCGGTGGTGGTCGTTTTGGTAGTGGAAGGGGCGGTGGCAGAGGAAGAGATGGTGGCCGTGGTCGTGGAAGGGGCGGTGGCAGAGGAAGAGATGGTGGCCGTGGATTCAACAAACCTAGTTTCTCAG GTAAGAAGACCACCTTTAACGACTACTAG
- the LOC106381056 gene encoding endoglucanase 5, with the protein MSKFGGSLFGLSLLLTVLLGAATAAAEYYNYGNALDKTFLFFEAQRSGKLPAAQRVKWRSHSGLADGLAQGVSLEGGYYDAGDHVKFGLPMAFAVTMLSWAAVDNQKELSGSNQMQQTLWSIRWGTDYFIKAHPQPNVLWGQVGDGKSDHYCWERAEDMTTSRTAYKLDQYHPGSDLAGETAAALAAASLAFKPYNSSYSAILLTHAKELFSFADKYRGLYTDSIPNAKAFYMSSGYSDELLWAAAWLHRATGDEYYLKYAVNNAGYMGGTGWGMKEFSWDNKYAGVQVLLSKILLEGKGGAYTSTLKHYQMKADYFACACLKKNGGYNIQTTPGGLMYVREWNNLQYASAAAFLLAIYSDYLSAANAKLNCPDGSVPPQALLDFSRSQADYILGKNRQGMSYLVGYGPKYPIRVHHRGASIPSIFVQRSSVNCVQGFDSWYRRAQADPNVIYGALVGGPDQNDYYSDDRTNYEQSEPTLSGTAPLIGLFAKLSGKLGSYGGGYSKPYQTPKPPASAYKATPTTYTPKQSGAPIEFLHSITANWMAWNTRYYRHKVIIKNNSQKPISGLKLKIEELTGPIWGLNPTGQKNTYQLPQWQKTLKAGQAYDFVYVQGGPQAKVSVLSYY; encoded by the exons ATGAGTAAGTTTGGTGGGTCTTTGTTCGGCTTAAGCCTTTTACTGACCGTTCTCCTCGGGGCAGCCACCGCAGCAGCGGAGTATTACAATTATGGAAATGCCCTTGACAAGACATTCTTGTTCTTTGAGGCTCAACGGTCAGGGAAGTTGCCAGCTGCCCAACGTGTCAAATGGCGTAGCCATTCTGGTCTCGCGGATGGTCTTGCTCAAGGC GTGAGTTTGGAGGGAGGATATTATGATGCAGGAGACCATGTGAAATTCGGTTTACCAATGGCTTTCGCAGTAACAATGCTATCGTGGGCTGCGGTTGATAACCAGAAGGAGCTATCCGGTTCGAACCAAATGCAACAGACATTGTGGTCAATCAGATGGGGTACTGATTATTTCATCAAGGCTCATCCTCAGCCTAATGTTCTATGGGGTCAAGTGGGAGATGGAAAATCTGATCACTACTGTTGGGAGCGAGCGGAGGACATGACCACTTCAAGAACAGCTTATAAGCTTGACCAGTACCATCCTGGCTCAGACTTGGCTGGTGAAACCGCTGCTGCTTTAGCCGCTGCTTCTTTAGCTTTCAAGCCGTATAACTCCTCTTATTCTGCTATCCTCTTGACTCATGCCAAAGAG CTCTTCTCATTTGCTGACAAATACAGAGGATTATACACTGATTCAATCCCAAATGCAAAAGCTTTCTACATGTCATCTGGTTACTCG GATGAGCTTCTTTGGGCTGCGGCTTGGCTACACCGTGCCACCGGGGACGAGTATTACTTGAAGTATGCTGTAAATAATGCTGGTTACATGGGTGGAACCGGCTGGGGAATGAAAGAATTCTCTTGGGATAACAAATACGCCGGTGTTCAAGTTCTTCTCTCCAAG ATCTTGTTAGAAGGTAAAGGTGGTGCATATACTTCGACCTTAAAGCACTATCAGATGAAAGCTGATTACTTCGCTTGTGCTTGTCTCAAGAAGAATGGTGGCTACAATATTCAAACAACTCCTG GTGGTTTGATGTATGTTAGAGAGTGGAACAATCTGCAATATGCATCTGCGGCTGCATTTCTTCTTGCGATTTATTCGGATTATCTATCTGCAGCAAACGCTAAACTCAACTGTCCTGATGGTTCAGTGCCGCCTCAAGCACTTCTAGACTTTTCAAGATCTCAG GCTGATTATATTCTTGGAAAGAACCGTCAAGGGATGAGTTACTTAGTTGGATATGGACCAAAATATCCAATCCGAGTTCACCATAGAGGCGCTTCAATCCCTTCAATCTTTGTTCAACGGTCTTCTGTGAACTGTGTACAAGGATTTGATTCTTGGTATAGAAGGGCTCAAGCTGATCCGAATGTTATCTATGGTGCTCTTGTTGGTGGACCAGACCAGAATGATTACTATTCCGATGACCGGACAAACTACGAGCAGTCAGAACCAACATTGTCTGGAACAGCTCCACTCATTGGTCTATTCGCTAAACTCTCTGGAAAATTAG GATCTTATGGAGGAGGATATTCTAAACCTTACCAAACACCAAAACCACCAG CTTCAGCTTACAAAGCTACACCAACAACATACACTCCAAAGCAATCAGGTGCACCAATCGAGTTTCTTCATTCAATAACTGCAAATTGGATGGCCTGGAACACGAGGTACTACAGACACAAAGTGATCATCAAGAACAATTCTCAGAAACCGATATCAGGCCTCAAGCTTAAGATAGAAGAGCTCACAGGACCTATATGGGGACTTAACCCAACAGGGCAAAAGAATACTTACCAGCTTCCTCAGTGGCAAAAGACTTTGAAAGCAGGGCAAGCTTACGATTTTGTCTATGTGCAAGGTGGTCCTCAAGCTAAGGTCTCTGTCCTAAGTTACTACTAA
- the LOC125608593 gene encoding secreted RxLR effector protein 161-like produces MSYVVNFDAELEQMDVKTAFLHVNLDETIYMEQPESFIKKGDEGKWLTEAKLMDDVLYANAVGSLMYAMVRSIPELAFVVGLVSRFKSKPSREHWGAVMWLLRYLHGATEVCLNFSKSGHFEIEGFSDLDYSTDLDKRISVTGYVFQVGGNTVSWRSSLQHVVALSTTEAEYIALSEATKEGLWLREF; encoded by the exons ATGTCGTATGTTGTCAACTTTGATGCTGAGTTGGAACAAATGGATGTGAAAACGGCGTTTCTTCACGTGAACTTAGATGAGACTATCTATATGGAACAACCAGAGAGTTTCATCAAGAAAGGAGATGAAGGCAAG TGGCTTACAGAGGCGAAGCTTATGGATGATGTTTTGTATGCGAATGCGGTTGGAAGCTTGATGTACGCGATGGTAAGATCAATACCAGAGTTGGCCTTTGTAGTTGGTTTGGTGAGCAGATTTAAATCAAAGCCAAGTCGTGAGCACTGGGGAGCAGTTATGTGGCTATTGAGATATCTACATGGAGCTACAGAGGTCTGTTTAAACTTCTCAAAATCAGGACATTTTGAGATCGAAGGTTTCAGTGATTTAGACTACTCAACTGATCTCGATAAACGAATATCAGTAACTGGATATGTTTTTCAAGTGGGTGGTAACACCGTTAGCTGGAGATCATCACTGCAGCATGTTGTTGCGTTATCAACAACAGAGGCTGAGTACATTGCTTTGTCAGAGGCTACAAAGGAAGGGTTATGGTTGAGAGAGTTTTAA